The Temnothorax longispinosus isolate EJ_2023e chromosome 7, Tlon_JGU_v1, whole genome shotgun sequence genome contains a region encoding:
- the Blw gene encoding ATP synthase subunit alpha, mitochondrial yields MALLSLRLASSLARHLPNTTAQITWPATAIASRKYHVSCSRRSAEISAILEERILGSAPQANLEETGRVLSIGDGIARVYGLKNIQADEMVEFSSGLKGMALNLEPDNVGVVVFGNDRHIMEGDIVKRTGAIVDVPVGDQLLGRVVDALGNPIDGRGPLNNKLRFRIGTKAPGIIPRVSVREPMQTGIKAVDSLVPIGRGQRELIIGDRQTGKTALAIDTIINQKRFNDGGEEKKKLYCIYVAIGQKRSTVAQIVKRLTDSGAINYTIIVSATASDAAPLQYLAPYSGCAMGEFFRDNGKHALIIYDDLSKQAVAYRQMSLLLRRPPGREAYPGDVFYLHSRLLERAAKMNESLGGGSLTALPVIETQAGDVSAYIPTNVISITDGQIFLETELFYKGIRPAINVGLSVSRVGSAAQTKAMKQVAGSMKLELAQYREVAAFAQFGSDLDASTQQLLNRGVRLTELLKQGQYVPMAIEEQVAVIYCGVRGYLDKMDPTKITNFEKEFLAHIRSAQKDLLATIAKENVISEATDAKLKKVVVDFLSSFSA; encoded by the exons ATGGCACTCTTGTCCCTACGTTTAGCCTCATCCTTGGCCAGGCACCTGCCGAATACTACGGCCCAG ATTACGTGGCCTGCGACTGCTATAGCCTCCCGCAAATATCATGTTTCCTGCAGCCGCCGCTCGGCAGAAATTTCTGCTATCCTGGAAGAACGTATCCTTGGCTCGGCACCTCAG gcTAATCTCGAAGAGACTGGCAGAGTGCTCAGCATTGGAGATGGTATCGCGCGTGTATACGGGTTGAAGAACATTCAGGCCGATGAGATGGTAGAATTCAGCTCAGGCTTAAAGGGTATGGCGTTGAATTTGGAACCTGACAACGTGGGTGTTGTCGTATTTGGTAATGACAGGCACATTATGGAGGGTGATATCGTCAAACGTACCGGTGCCATCGTCGACGTTCCTGTTGGCGACCAATTATTGGGTCGTGTCGTTGACGCCTTGGGTAATCCTATCGATGGCAGGGGGCCtctaaacaataaattaagattCCGTATTGGAACAAAAGCTCCAGGCATTATCCCCAG AGTATCGGTCAGAGAACCTATGCAAACTGGAATTAAAGCTGTGGATTCCTTGGTGCCTATTGGTCGTGGTCAACGTGAATTGATTATTGGAGACAGGCAAACTGGAAAAACTGCTCTTGCCATTGatactattattaatcaaaaacGTTTCAACGATGGcggagaagagaaaaagaaattatattgcatttatgtCGCTATTGGCCAGAAGAGATCTACCGTTGCGCAAATTGTTAAGCGTTTAACGGACAGTGGAGCTATCAATTATACTATCATTGTATCTGCCACTGCCTCCGATGCGGCTCCGCTTCAGTACTTGGCCCCATACTCCGGATGTGCCATGGGAGAATTCTTCAG AGATAATGGAAAACATGCCTTAATCATTTACGACGACTTGTCCAAGCAAGCCGTTGCCTATCGGCAAATGTCTTTGCTGCTTAGAAGACCACCGGGTCGCGAGGCCTATCCTGGCGATGTATTCTATCTTCACTCTCGTTTGCTTGAAAGAGCTGCCAAAATGAATGAAAGTTTAGGTGGTGGATCGTTGACCGCTTTACCTGTCATTGAGACACAAGCTGGCGACGTGTCAGCTTACATCCCTACCAATGTTATTTCTATTACCGACGGTCaaatctttttggaaaccgaaTTGTTCTACAAAGGTATCCGACCTGCTATCAACGTCGGTTTATCTGTGTCGCGTGTCGGATCTGCCGCTCAAACCAAAGCCATGAAGCAG GTTGCCGGTTCGATGAAATTGGAATTGGCTCAATATCGTGAAGTAGCGGCTTTTGCTCAGTTCGGTTCGGATTTGGACGCTTCAACCCAGCAATTGCTGAATCGTGGCGTGAGATTAACGGAACTTCTCAAACAGGGACAATACG TACCTATGGCTATTGAGGAACAGGTAGCAGTCATATATTGCGGTGTACGTGGTTATCTTGACAAAATGGATCCGACGAAGATCACCAACTTTGAAAAAGAATTCCTTGCACACATTAG GTCTGCTCAAAAAGATCTTCTTGCTACGATCGcgaaagaaaatgttattagCGAAGCAACAGATGCGAAACTTAAGAAAGTAGTTGTCGATTTCCTCTCATCCTTTTCAGCGTAG
- the Reg gene encoding proteasome activator complex subunit 3 has product MEDATVGKVQEYKDSLKTKAEELLVKGFPEKIVKLNELLETPGFSNRKLSDVHQDLNVPIPDPIILNHSEDAPAAKKLKLDNNGEETSGTKVMVLPTGPVPCNKKLCDLIHIVKPYIRQLLEDSNLLKMWISFLIPKIEDGNNFGVSIQEDTLSEIQSVESEAAAFFDQISRYFISRGKIVSKVAKYPHIIDYRRAIQELDEKEYVSLWLVMCEVRNRYCSLHDLVIKNLEKIKRPRSSNAQSLY; this is encoded by the exons ATGGAGGATGCTACGGTGGGAAAG GTTCAGGAATATAAGGATTCTCTTAAAACCAAG GCTGAAGAGTTGTTGGTGAAAGGATTTCCAGAAAAAATAGTTAAACTAAATGAATTATTGGAGACACCTGGATTTAGCAATCGAAAGCTGTCCGATGTACATCAAGACTTAAATGTACCCATTCCAGACCCTATAATTCTTAATCATTCCGAAGATGCCCCTGCTGCGAAAAAGCTTAAATTGGACAATAATGGAGAAGAGACCAGCGGAACCAAAGTTATGGTGCTTCCAACTGGCCCTGTAccatgcaataaaaagttgtGCGATTTGATTCACATAGTTAAACCCTACATCAGGCAACTCTTGGAGGATTCCAATTTA CTAAAAATGTGGATCTCTTTTTTAATCCCAAAAATCGAAGACGGAAACAACTTTGGTGTATCTATTCAAGAAGATACATTATCTGAAATTCAATCGGTTGAAAGCGAAGCCGCGGCATTCTTCGATCAAATTTCTAG ATATTTCATCTCTAGAGGAAAGATTGTTAGTAAAGTCGCGAAATACCCACACATCATCGATTATAGAAGAGCGATTCAAGAACTAGACGAGAAGGAGTATGTAAGCTTATGGCTCGTCATGTGTGAAGTTCGCAATCGTTATTGTTCGCTGCATGATCTCGTGATCAAGAACCTGGAAAAGATCAAACGACCACGTTCCTCCAACGCGCAATCCTTGTATTAG
- the Neos gene encoding uncharacterized protein Neos codes for MSARLLKDPATASSRIFVGHLQTDDVTKLELEEHFAKYGTVIASITNRGFGFVQFEDEQSAQKAIQNENGAMFKGRRIDVRPAKKDVQSSGGNAGNLNAKQMGGSNNQFTSMNNQFSNANDAFGMNKPTYAGGMNQNFGNDSTFGNNQKDSNAQARSGGINFDDGNQAGSTDVEQFNAKHNNNNNNGNDHFNNPTQNRGNNQFNMNNPNRGNDQFLSGHGNQNRGNNTQFGNNQMGNQTRPGGVAGNRNQAIAGSTQNQNAGGVAMGPAGGPGVHRARGTRGGKNRNKNNQNNPNNPNMINFRDRSPINRNNRMEDKTNTRDWDLKQGDRLRSNNFVRDSFNDSGTRFDDFKASGTRGETSASFGNTSSSSDYLAIAAEKNDCEIIVVNKALTKYAEDIELRLKQIGLMVDLLFPNEDVPLGRVLGNIASRGCLYAVVVTPINHEHHSLTLNILHGLPQEHRNMPVEDAINLISRDFANYKAGGRSVPLNTPLANERHPDAIQVLLNMLADNHQLTVLQYDRVIKYLDMKREEQVQVELGDAKDLPVKTPLAPVNDPKQAELQTRILNILNNSKSAATGTEPSPVPPPTSAPAPVPPATWGTASNAVTSSTTTSSTGVSPSPLLNDPTVQKALDSLLQGNLLKNIGDQQPSPATTTGAPLFAAFSNIGSRF; via the exons ATGAGCGCCAGACTTCTGAAAGATCCCGCTACTGCGTCCAGCCGTATATTTGTAGGTCATTTACAAACTGACGATGTTACAAAGTTAGAGCTGGAGGAGCATTTCGCCAAATATGGCACTGTTATAGCGTCGATAACAAACAGAGGCTTTGGATTTGTGCAGTTTGAAGATGAGCAGTCTGCGCAGAAAGCTATTCAAAATGAAAATGGTGCAATGTTTAAAGGCAGGCGTATAG ATGTTAGACCAGCGAAGAAAGATGTTCAATCTAGCGGTGGAAATGCAGGAAATTTAAATGCGAAACAAATGGGTGGatcaaataatcaatttaCGTCCATGAATAATCAATTTAGTAACGCAAATGACGCGTTTGGTATGAATAAACCAACGTATGCCGGCGGGATGAATCAGAATTTTGGGAACGACAGTACCTTTGGCAACAACCAAAAAGACTCAAACGCTCAAGCTAGGAGCGGTGGAATCAACTTTGACGATGGAAATCAGGCTGGAAGTACGGATGTTGAACAATTTAATGCGAaacataacaataataataataatggaaaTGATCATTTTAATAATCCCACGCAAAATCGTGGaaacaatcaatttaatatgaataatccGAATCGTGGAAACGATCAGTTTCTTTCTGGTCATGGCAATCAAAATAGAGGCAACAACACGCAATTTGGAAATAACCAAATGGGAAATCAGACGAGGCCTGGAGGAGTTGCAGGAAATCGTAATCAAGCTATCGCGGGCAGCACGCAAAACCAAAATGCCGGTGGTGTTGCGATGGGCCCTGCTGGCGGACCAGGTGTTCATAGAGCTCGCGGAACGAGAGGGGGAAAGaatagaaataagaataatcAGAACAATCCGAACAATCCAAACATGATTAATTTCAGAGATCGAAGTCCAATTAATAGGAATAATCGGATGGAAGATAAAACAAATACGAGAGACTGGGATCTCAAACAAGGAGATAGACTACGTAGCAACAATTTTGTCAGAGATTCATTTAACGACAGTGGAACGCGTTTCGATGATTTCAAAGCTTCTGGAACTCGAGGAGAGACGAGTGCGAGTTTCGG GAACACCAGTAGCTCGTCTGATTATCTTGCCATCGCAGCTGAGAAGAATGACTGTGAAATTATCGTCGTTAATAAAGCGTTAAC GAAATATGCGGAAGATATCGAATTACGCTTGAAGCAAATCGGTTTAATGGTAGATTTGCTGTTTCCAAATGAAGACGTTCCTTTAGGTCGTGTTTTGGGAAATATAGCAAGTCGTGGCTGCTTGTATGCCGTGGTCGTTACACCCATCAACCATGAGCACCATTCCTTGACACTGAATATTTTACATGGTTTGCCACAAG AACACAGAAACATGCCTGTTGAAGATGctataaatttgatttcacGAGATTTCGCGAATTATAAAGCTGGTGGCCGCTCGGTTCCTTTGAATACCCCTCTTGCAAACGAGCGCCATCCGGATGCTATACAAGTTCTCCTTAATATGCTGGCTGACAATCATCAGCTCACAGTTCTGCAATACGATCGCGTCATAAAGTACCTCGACATGAAACGCGAGGAACAAGTACAAGTTGAATTGGGCGATGCAAAAGATTTGCCGGTAAAAACACCGCTCGCGCCAGTCAACGATCCGAAACAGGCCGAATTACAGACGAGAATATTGAATATCCTAAATAACAGTAAGAGTGCCGCGACAGGGACGGAGCCCAGTCCAGTACCACCACCGACTTCAGCACCAGCCCCAGTCCCACCAGCTACGTGGGGAacag CATCAAACGCGGTCACGTCATCCACGACAACCTCTTCTACAGGAGTTTCACCTTCGCCTCTCCTAAATGATCCGACAGTTCAGAAAGCTCTCGACAGTCTCTTGCAAGGTAATCTATTGAAAAACATTGGCGATCAACAACCATCACCTGCGACAACAACTGGGGCGCCATTGTTCGCTGCTTTCTCCAATATCGGTAGTAGATTTTAA
- the LOC139815782 gene encoding uncharacterized protein, which yields MQEERKNTPKLGTIRKVRTASTPETRRGNVLDFNVSRIGFRNRTTMMPSDIAQLQMISKKKADTESKEVELGLLYDEYLQTIMMDLIMKKKTEEKKRLMVEQLATVAKEIDRDTQKLMKIKARERDIINLSLAQKEADAQLIAVTRCTGDKTFKIVKDMSSKLHALLEPLDVLRCNGIILPETQDEWKETREILIKCSNALKNIENLIGLKGETYCAVDAGLKDFAETYNEIKDVQKKLEEALCNLQVLILKNASLSLVCNESG from the exons ATGCAGGAAGAGCGAAAAAACACTCCAAAATTAGGAACGATtcgaaa agtTCGCACGGCAAGTACGCCAGAGACCAGGCGAGGAAATGTGTTGGATTTCAATGTTTCAAGAATAGGTTTTCGTAACAGAACAACCATGATGCCAAGTGACATCGCACAGTTACAGATGA tatcaaaaaaGAAGGCAGACACCGAATCCAAAGAAGTAGAGCTTGGACTTCTTTATGACGAATATTTACAAACTATAATGATGGATCTCATAATGAAGAAGAAGACTGAAGAGAAAAAGCGTCTGATGGTCGAGCAATTAGCTACCGTGGCGAAAGAGATTGACCGAGATACgcaaaaattgatgaaaattaaAGCAAGGGAAcgcgatataataaatttaagtttaGCACAAAAAGAGGCAGACGCTCAACTGATTGCAGTGACGAGATGCACCG GagacaaaacatttaaaattgtaaaagataTGTCGTCCAAGTTGCACGCTCTCTTGGAACCCTTGGACGTATTGCGATGTAATGGGATAATACTTCCTGAAACGCAGGATGAATGGAAAGAGACTCgggaaatattaataaaatgttcaaatgctttaaaaaatatcgaaaatttaattggaTTGAAAGGCGAAACGTATTGTGCCGTTGATGCTGGATTAAAGGATTTTGCTGAAACATACAACGAGATAAAAGATGTTCAAAAAAA attGGAAGAAGCACTGTGTAATTTACAAGTATTGATACTGAAGAATGCTTCACTTTCATTGGTATGCAATGAAAGTGGATAG
- the Elm gene encoding calcineurin B homologous protein 1: MGNRSSLLLREDEIAQIQNATGFTPNQIERLYSRFTSLDRGDCGTLSREDFLRIPELAINPLGERIVNAFFEESGNDRVNFLQFMQVLARFRPIKKNSPNRLNSRQQKLRFAFKMYDLDNDDLISKDELLAILHMMVGANISEEQLTSIAERTIVEADENGDGMISFEEFCKALERTDVEQKMSIRFLS, encoded by the exons ATGGGTAACAGGTCGAGTCTTCTTCTACGCGAGGATGAGATAGCGCAGATACAGAATGCCACTGGTT TCACACCAAACCAAATCGAACGTTTATACAGCCGCTTTACCAGTTTGGATCGGGGGGATTGCGGCACACTCAGTCGAGAAGATTTCCTTAGGATCCCAGAATTGGCGATAAATCCTCTTGGCGAAAGAATAGTAAACGCTTTCTTTGAAGAAAGTGGGAACGACCGAGTGAATTTCCTGCAGTTTATGCAGGTCCTGGCCCGTTTTAGACCTATCAAGAAAAATAGTCCCAATCGATTAAATTCAAGGCAGCAAAAGTTGAGAT ttgcatttaaaatgtatGATTTGGATAACGACGATCTGATATCGAAAGATGAACTACTTGCTATTTTGCATATGATGGTTGGTGCCAATATCAG tgAAGAACAGCTAACCAGCATTGCGGAACGGACCATAGTCGAGGCTGATGAAAATGGTGATGGTATGATATCGTTTGAAGAATTTTGCAAAGCACTAGAACGTACGGATGTTGAGCAGAAAATGTCCATAAGATTTCTCAGTTAA
- the LOC139815747 gene encoding THUMP domain-containing protein 1 homolog isoform X2, with protein sequence MNTRKRKNRYVANRHDYKKRKHVALEPGMTGFLCTCNVYERGCITDAYRLLNLFADEKSASDINKESETSRSTRNTLVDEEGEKSLEDTDEDEDVSTALEKEITELRTESERPLPSRKFQVVDTGVKNMIFIASTLPNPLELVTKIVSKLDTTKEQCTRYLLRLLPIEVVCKAYMDNIKARASDVFEKYFAQEPKTFSIVFNRRSNNSIKRDEIIEDLAEIILRKNPGNKADLKNPDIAVIVEAIRGICLLSIAPNYYKFKKYNLVEICKSTKIKEQVAECASEEKSGDNNHKDSDTTT encoded by the exons ATGAATAcacgaaaaagaaagaacagaTATGTCGCGAATCGTCACGATTATAAGAAACGTAAACACGTTGCGCTGGAACCCGGGATGACGGGTTTCCTATGCACGTGCAACGTATACGAAAGAGGCTGCATTACTGATGCCTACAGATTACTCAATCTGTTTGCGGATGAAAAATCTGCATCAGACATAAATAAG gaaTCTGAAACGTCACGAAGCACACGAAACACACTCGTGGATGAGGAAGGTGAAAAATCTTTAGAGGATACCGACGAAGATGAAGATGTGTCGACAGCTCTAGAGAAAGAAATCACGGAGCTCAGAACAGAGAGTGAGCGGCCGTTGCCTTCTCGAAAATTTCAA GTAGTGGATACAGGTGTTAAAAACATGATTTTTATAGCGAGTACCTTACCAAATCCATTAGAGTTGGTTACCAAAATTGTCTCCAAGTTGGACACAACTAAAGAACAATGTACCAGATACTTGTTGAGATTACTTCCAATTGAAGTTGTATGCAAAGCATATATGGACAATATAAAGGCGAGAGCGAGTGATGTATTTGAAAAGTATTTTGCCCAAGAACCCAAGACATTCAGCATTGTATTCAA TCGACGCAGCAATAACAGCATTAAAAGGGATGAGATTATCGAGGATTTGGCAGAAATAATACTAAGGAAAAATCCGGGTAATAAAGCAGATTTGAAAAATCCAGACATAGCTGTGATTGTTGAAGCGATACGTGGGATTTGCTTACTTTCTATCGCTCCCAATtactacaaatttaaaaaatataatcttgtcGAAATATGCAAGAGTACAAAGATCAAG GAACAAGTAGCAGAGTGTGCGAGTGAAGAAAAGTCGGGAGATAATAATCATAAAGATTCAGATACAACTACGTAA
- the Rpn6 gene encoding 26S proteasome non-ATPase regulatory subunit 11, with protein MAGAMLFERAQAVSVTNRSEGISLLNEIVSDPSIGVADDDEDNIRVKEQGILHLGELYKKEGKAKELAELIKATRPFLSLISKAKAAKLVRSLVDFFLDLEAGIGIEVQLCKECIEWAKEERRTFLRQSLEARLIALYFDTGMFSEALQLGSALLKELKKLDDKQLLVEVQLLESKTYHALSNLAKARAALTSARTTANAIYCPPKMQAALDLQSGILHAADERDFKTAYSYFYEAFEGYDSVESPKALTALKYMLLSKIMLRTPEDVQAIMSGKLAVKYAGLDLDAMRAVAEASHRRSLADFQKAVKQFRQELEDDVIVRAHLGSLYDAMLEQNLCRLVEPYSRVQVSHIASCISLPLAQVEKKLSQMILDKKLRGVLDQGEGVLIVFEDTPRDKTYEIALDTIHSMGKVVDTLYQKAKKLT; from the exons ATGGCCGGTGCGATGTTGTTTGAGCGGGCTCAGGCTGTTTCGGTGACAAACCGCAGCGAGGGTATCTCGTTGCTCAACGAGATCGTCTCGGACCCGAGTATCGGCGTTGCCGACGATGACGAGGACAACATCCGTGTCAAAGAGCAGGGTATCCTGCACCTGGGTGAGCTCTACAAGAAAGAAGGCAAGGCGAAAGAACTGGCCGAGTTGATCAAAGCCACCAGGCCGTTCCTCAGTCTCATTAGTAAAGCGAAGGCCGCCAAGCTCGTGCGGTCCTTGGTTGACTTCTTCCTGGATCTGGAGGCTGGTATCGGCATCGAG gtGCAATTGTGTAAAGAATGCATAGAATGGGCAAAGGAGGAACGCAGAACATTTCTAAGGCAATCGTTGGAAGCCCGCTTAATAGCCCTTTACTTTGATACGGGTATGTTCAGCGAAGCATTGCAATTGGGATCCGCTCTCCTCAAAGAACTGAAAAAACTGGATGACAAACAGCTATTAGTAGAGGTTCAATTATTAGAGAGCAAGACATATCACGCATTGAGTAATTTAGCAAAAGCGAGAGCGGCGCTTACCAGCGCCAGGACGACTGCCAACGCGATTTACTGTCCACCTAAAATGCAAGCGGCTCTGGATCTGCAATCGGGAATACTACACGCTGCGGACGAACGAGACTTCAAGACTGCTTACTCTTACTTTTACGAAGCTTTCGAAGG GTATGACAGTGTTGAAAGTCCCAAGGCGTTAACGGCGCTCAAATACATGTTACTGTCCAAGATCATGTTGCGGACGCCGGAAGATGTTCAGGCCATCATGTCTGGCAAATTGGCGGTGAAATACGCGGGACTGGATTTAGATGCGATGCGTGCAGTAGCCGAAGCCAGTCATCGACGATCGCTAGCGGATTTTCAAAAGGCGGTTAAGCAATTCCGACAGGAGTTGGAAGACGACGTAATTGTACGCGCACATCTCGGTTCTCTCTATGACGCTATGCTGGAGCAAAATTTATGCCGTTTAGTTGAACCTTATTCACGAGTCCAG GTGAGTCACATCGCTTCGTGCATATCTCTGCCACTGGCGCAAGTAGAAAAGAAACTGTCGCAGATGATTTTGGATAAGAAGCTGCGAGGGGTTCTCGACCAAGGAGAAGGTGTTTTAATCGTTTTCGAAGATACCCCACGCGACAAGACCTACGAAATCGCATTAGACACGATACACAGCATGGGAAAAGTCGTCGATACACTTTACCAGAAAGCCAAGAAACTCACCTAG
- the LOC139815747 gene encoding THUMP domain-containing protein 1 homolog isoform X1: MNTRKRKNRYVANRHDYKKRKHVALEPGMTGFLCTCNVYERGCITDAYRLLNLFADEKSASDINKESETSRSTRNTLVDEEGEKSLEDTDEDEDVSTALEKEITELRTESERPLPSRKFQVVDTGVKNMIFIASTLPNPLELVTKIVSKLDTTKEQCTRYLLRLLPIEVVCKAYMDNIKARASDVFEKYFAQEPKTFSIVFKYECSSRRSNNSIKRDEIIEDLAEIILRKNPGNKADLKNPDIAVIVEAIRGICLLSIAPNYYKFKKYNLVEICKSTKIKEQVAECASEEKSGDNNHKDSDTTT, from the exons ATGAATAcacgaaaaagaaagaacagaTATGTCGCGAATCGTCACGATTATAAGAAACGTAAACACGTTGCGCTGGAACCCGGGATGACGGGTTTCCTATGCACGTGCAACGTATACGAAAGAGGCTGCATTACTGATGCCTACAGATTACTCAATCTGTTTGCGGATGAAAAATCTGCATCAGACATAAATAAG gaaTCTGAAACGTCACGAAGCACACGAAACACACTCGTGGATGAGGAAGGTGAAAAATCTTTAGAGGATACCGACGAAGATGAAGATGTGTCGACAGCTCTAGAGAAAGAAATCACGGAGCTCAGAACAGAGAGTGAGCGGCCGTTGCCTTCTCGAAAATTTCAA GTAGTGGATACAGGTGTTAAAAACATGATTTTTATAGCGAGTACCTTACCAAATCCATTAGAGTTGGTTACCAAAATTGTCTCCAAGTTGGACACAACTAAAGAACAATGTACCAGATACTTGTTGAGATTACTTCCAATTGAAGTTGTATGCAAAGCATATATGGACAATATAAAGGCGAGAGCGAGTGATGTATTTGAAAAGTATTTTGCCCAAGAACCCAAGACATTCAGCATTGTATTCAA GTACGAATGTTCTAGTCGACGCAGCAATAACAGCATTAAAAGGGATGAGATTATCGAGGATTTGGCAGAAATAATACTAAGGAAAAATCCGGGTAATAAAGCAGATTTGAAAAATCCAGACATAGCTGTGATTGTTGAAGCGATACGTGGGATTTGCTTACTTTCTATCGCTCCCAATtactacaaatttaaaaaatataatcttgtcGAAATATGCAAGAGTACAAAGATCAAG GAACAAGTAGCAGAGTGTGCGAGTGAAGAAAAGTCGGGAGATAATAATCATAAAGATTCAGATACAACTACGTAA